Proteins encoded in a region of the Patagioenas fasciata isolate bPatFas1 chromosome 21, bPatFas1.hap1, whole genome shotgun sequence genome:
- the BLTP3A gene encoding bridge-like lipid transfer protein family member 3A isoform X3 — protein MAGIIKKQILKHLSRFTKNLSPDKINLSTLKGQGQLTNLELDEEVLQNVLELPTWLAITRVYCNKASIRIQWTKLKTHPICLYLDKVEVEMRTCEEPRPPNGQSPIALAAGQSEYGFAEKVVEGMFIVVNSITIKIHSKAFHASFELWQLQGYSVNPNWQQSDLRLTRITDPQRGEVLTFKELTWQTLRIEADATDNGDQDPVTTPLRLITNQGRIQISLKRRTKDCNVMASKLMFLLDDLLWVLTDSQLKAMMKYAESLSEAMEKSAQQRKSLAPESVQITPPAPSTQQSWSQPFGVSASASSIGQYFDKHDMRESSYHLLISRLDLHVCDDSHARDSGALKHGMLGGAMQLTFRRMAFDYYPFHRAGDACKHWVRYSEAMETRGQWAKKLVSEFQAKIEKLYEEMDPAFARTPLSPFKRKPDASSSPHSSPLERGREPPTSLPRLRRPPWHRLRSSCVVVRVDDLDVHQVSTAGQQSKKPSPLLSCSRKFLKFPDQVSAIHIEFTEYYFPDNQDFPVPCPNLYAQLNGLMLTLDTASVLWINLFCLDLYRSLEQFKAIYKLEDSGKRDEHVDVRLDGFRLKLSIPVEKKVADHPDRPQILCVCASEVTATNTRHAPFCACQDLQGLFRRFAGSEFFHSSYTKFPRSQDNFSLLHTLFLRHAYEVDDRPREQPGSPQLLHKTAASEDLWSVNFTELSLDFEGAESSKGRALSFVDPFPLSVWACLPKRWGQAQIAKRQELLASKLKMKPSASFSHRSKHESLSGEPGVCQRSKTDQDLKNISKVPDTMDVLGESDCKINDGVDDKELEASADIHVLVSSSVHVKVRLNHYQYLVLLRMREVLQTLQEQLAQDTQEVTGCPVDPVSACVGAMFHSAEVALLMNPAPGAILEPRSLDSDTTSLIESELSPSDSKEGLAAEEKELRSESSLERGARSASELPEDRGAENAGTGVTSAPLEGLPRSASDGALSTAPRSQSVEEKGLVEEAHEAVEALVAEGPAEPSSHPQSPPALPPSPASGTQPSGRGNVALSAPAELIPLKNIEVELSSALHITKDATKEALHVTMDLTKEAMSITKDALSLSREKMTSTVQKMLSLPPTRDSVPKAEEGAVTPGGGSSRLRFFSVQRTASQHSFDTTSVDGSGPEDGLSVDSDGSDGFVMLTDSEPSLDPLPSGHLPQVRSDTGSRTSLAAEDEGGASPKMNSSTSQSEDPSAPLVSVLVLKMSEVNCGIEARGDDLSVALQVMNVVPEQLSNVGMWQYLRGYLALGGAGLEAPPVPGAGQAPPALCLRLSAGPGAAAHSPLAAQNGFLRVLVHSYTAELSMSFLTNLGPFLEDEIIPEVIPMEIEVVDAKITLKLRAGRAQRGGTSPRQHRGSRRSRSRERGGCRWRGSSAGLLTSGNSWVGSPSVSCS, from the exons ATCAAGATTCACTCCAAGGCCTTTCATGCTTCTTTTGAGCTCTGGCAGCTCCAAGGCTACAGCGTCAACCCGAACTGGCAGCAGAGCGATTTGCGGCTCACGCGCATCACGGACCCGCAGCGCGGAGAG GTTTTGACGTTCAAAGAGCTCACCTGGCAGACACTGCGGATAGAAGCAGATGCCACTGACAACGGCGACCAGGACCCTGTCACCACCCCTCTGAGGCTCATTACCAACCAGGGGAGGATCCAGATCTCCCTCAAGAGGAGG ACCAAAGACTGCAATGTGATGGCGTCCAAGCTGATGTTTCTCCTGGACGACCTGCTCTGGGTGCTGACGGACTCTCAGCTGAAGGCGATGATGAAATACGCAGAGTCGCTGAGCGAAGCCATGGAGAAGTCTGCCCAGCAGAGGAAGAGCTTGGCTCCGGAGTCCGTGCAG ATCACGCCGCCCGCCCCGAGCACCCAGCAGTCCTGGTCTCAGCCGTTCGGAGTCAGCGCGAGCGCAAGCAGCATCGGTCAATACTTCGATAAGCACGACATGAGAGAGTCCTCGTACCACCTCCTCATCTCCCGGCTGGACCTGCACGTCTGCGACGACAGCCACGCTCGGGACTCAG GAGCTCTGAAGCACGGGATGCTGGGCGGCGCCATGCAGCTGACCTTCAGGAGGATGGCGTTCGACTACTACCCTTTCCACCGGGCAG GAGATGCCTGCAAGCACTGGGTGAGGTACAGCGAAGCAATGGAAACACGGGGCCAGTGGGCAAAGAAGTTGGTCAGCGAATTTCAAGCCAAGATTGAGAAGCTTTATGAAGAAATGGACCCTGCATTCGCCAGGACTCCACTTTCCCCGTTCAAAAGGAAACCAG ATGCTTCCTCGAGTCCTCATAGCAGTCCCTTGGAGAGGGGCCGGGAACCTCCCACGAGTTTGCCACGGCTCCGGCGCCCCCCCTGGCACCGGCTCCGGTCCAGCTGCGTGGTCGTTCGAGTGGATGACCTGGATGTTCACCAG GTCTCTACAGCTGGTCAGCAAAGCAAGAAACCCTCCCCCTTGCTTTCCTGTAGCAGAAAATTCCTCAAGTTTCCGGATCAGGTCTCTGCCATCCACATCGAATTCACAGAGTATTACTTCCCAGACAATCAGGACTTTCCAG TTCCCTGCCCAAACCTGTATGCACAGCTGAACGGCCTGATGCTTACCCTGGACACAGCGAGCGTGCTCTGGATAAATCTCTTCTGTCTGGATCTTTATCGCAGCTTGGAGCAGTTCAAAGCCATCTACAAGCTGGAGGACTCAGGCAAGCGTGATGAGCATGTTGATGTTCGACTGGATGGCTTTCGGCTGAAG CTTAGCATCCCCGTGGAGAAGAAAGTCGCCGACCATCCAGATCGGCCACAGATCCTCTGCGTCTGCGCGTCGGAGGTGACCGCCACCAACACCCGCCACGCTCCCTTCTGCGCCTGCCAGGACCTCCAGGGCCTCTTCCGTCGTTTTGCCGGTTCAGAATTCTTCCACTCCAGCTACACCAAGTTCCCGAGGTCTCAGGACAACTTCAGCCTCCTCCACACCCTCTTCTTGCGCCACGCGTATGAGGTGGACGACAGGCCTCGGGAGCAGCCGGGCTCTCCCCAGCTCCTACACAAAACCGCTGCCTCTGAAGATCTGTGGTCTGTGAACTTCACTGAGCTTTCCCTGGACTTTGAGGGGGCTGAAAGCTCAAAGGGCAGAGCACTGAGCTTTGTTGACCCATTTCCTCTTTCAGTCTGGGCCTGCCTTCCCAAGAGGTGGGGGCAAGCGCAGATAGCTAAACGACAGGAACTGCTTGCCTCCAAGTTGAAAATGAAGCCTTCTGCCAGCTTCAGCCATCGCTCCAAGCATGAGAGCCTTTCCGGAGAACCAGGGGTTTGTCAAAGGTCAAAGACTGACCAGGATCTGAAGAACATCTCCAAGGTCCCAGACACAATGGATGTCTTGGGAGAATCTGACTGTAAAATTAATGATGGAGTAGATGATAAAGAGCTGGAAGCCTCTGCTGACATCCACGTGCTTGTGTCCTCCTCTGTTCACGTCAAAGTTCGGCTCAACCACTACCAGTACTTGGTGCTGCTCAGGATGAGGGAAGTTCTGCAGACGCTGCAGGAGCAGTTGGCCCAGGATACCCAGGAGGTGACCGGGTGTCCTGTGGACCCCGTGTCCGCGTGTGTAGGAGCGATGTTCCACAGTGCCGAAGTGGCCCTGCTCATGAACCCTGCGCCAGGCGCCATCTTGGAACCCAGATCCCTTGACTCGGACACAACGAGCCTGATCGAGTCGGAGCTCTCGCCTTCAGACAGCAAGGAGGGGCTGGCGGCCGAAGAGAAGGAGCTGAGGTCAGAGAGCAGTTTGGAGAGGGGGGCGCGCAGTGCCTCGGAGCTCCCGGAGGACAGGGGGGCTGAAAATGCGGGTACCGGTGTGACCAGTGCCCCGCTGGAGGGACTCCCGAGGTCCGCGAGCGACGGAGCTCTGAGCACCGCTCCACGGAGCCAGAGCGTAGAGGAGAAAGGTTTGGTCGAGGAGGCACACGAAGCTGTGGAAGCCCTGGTTGCAGAGGGACCAGCGGAGCCCAGCagccacccccagagccctcccgCCCTCCCTCCCAGCCCAGCCTCGGGCACGCAGCCCTCGGGGAGAGGGAACGTCGCTCTCAGTGCTCCAGCAGAGCTCATCCCTTTGAAGAACATCGAGGTGGAGCTGTCTAGTGCGCTGCATATCACCAAGGATGCCACGAAGGAGGCTCTGCACGTGACCATGGACCTCACCAAAGAGGCCATGTCTATCACAAAGGACGCTCTGAGCCTGAGCCGGGAGAAGATGACCTCCACCGTGCAGAAGATGCTCTCTCTGCCCCCCACCAG GGACTCTGTGCCCAAAGCGGAGGAGGGCGCGGTGACTCCGGGCGGGGGGAGCAGCCGGCTGCGTTTCTTCTCCGTGCAGAGGACGGCGTCCCAGCACTCCTTCGACACCACGTCTGTGGACGGGAGTGGCCCCGAGGACGGGCTGTCTGTGGACAGCGATGGCAGCGACGGCTTCGTGATGCTCACAGACTCTG AGCCCAGCCTGGACCCTCTTCCCTCAGGGCACCTTCCTCAGGTCCGCAGCGACACGGGCAGCAGGACGAGCCTGGCGGCGGAGGACGAGGGTGGCGCGTCTCCCAAAATGAACAGCTCCACGTCGCAGAGCGAAGACCCCAGCGCCCCACTG GTGTCTGTCCTCGTGCTGAAGATGAGTGAGGTGAACTGTGGAATAGAGGCACGAGGTGAtgatttatctgttgctttacaagTCATGAACGTGGttccagagcagctgagcaacgTGGGGATGTGGCAGTATCTGCGTGGCTATCTGG CTCTGGGGGGTGCGGGTCTGGAGGCGCCGCCGGTCCCCGGGGCGGGTCAGGCCCCGCCGGCCCTGTGCCTGCGGCTCAGCGCGGGACCCGGCGCTGCCGCGCACTCGCCCCTGGCCGCCCAGAACGGCTTCCTCCGCGTGCTGGTGCACAGCTACACGGCAGAGCTCTCCATGTCCTTCCTGACCAACCTGGGCCCCTTTCTGGAGGACGAAATAATCCCAGAGGTGATCCCCATGGAGatagaagttgtggatgccaAAATCACGTTGAAG CTCCGCGCGGGGCGGGCTCAGCGCGGCGGCACGAGCCCGCGGCAGCACCgcggcagcaggaggagccggagccggGAGCGCGGGGGCTGCAG ATGGCGTGGGAGctctgcggggctgctgaccTCTGGCAACTCCTGGGTTGGTTCCCCCTCTGTCTCTTGCAGTTAA
- the BLTP3A gene encoding bridge-like lipid transfer protein family member 3A isoform X4 — MAGIIKKQILKHLSRFTKNLSPDKINLSTLKGQGQLTNLELDEEVLQNVLELPTWLAITRVYCNKASIRIQWTKLKTHPICLYLDKVEVEMRTCEEPRPPNGQSPIALAAGQSEYGFAEKVVEGMFIVVNSITIKIHSKAFHASFELWQLQGYSVNPNWQQSDLRLTRITDPQRGEVLTFKELTWQTLRIEADATDNGDQDPVTTPLRLITNQGRIQISLKRRTKDCNVMASKLMFLLDDLLWVLTDSQLKAMMKYAESLSEAMEKSAQQRKSLAPESVQITPPAPSTQQSWSQPFGVSASASSIGQYFDKHDMRESSYHLLISRLDLHVCDDSHARDSGALKHGMLGGAMQLTFRRMAFDYYPFHRAGDACKHWVRYSEAMETRGQWAKKLVSEFQAKIEKLYEEMDPAFARTPLSPFKRKPDASSSPHSSPLERGREPPTSLPRLRRPPWHRLRSSCVVVRVDDLDVHQVSTAGQQSKKPSPLLSCSRKFLKFPDQVSAIHIEFTEYYFPDNQDFPVPCPNLYAQLNGLMLTLDTASVLWINLFCLDLYRSLEQFKAIYKLEDSGKRDEHVDVRLDGFRLKLSIPVEKKVADHPDRPQILCVCASEVTATNTRHAPFCACQDLQGLFRRFAGSEFFHSSYTKFPRSQDNFSLLHTLFLRHAYEVDDRPREQPGSPQLLHKTAASEDLWSVNFTELSLDFEGAESSKGRALSFVDPFPLSVWACLPKRWGQAQIAKRQELLASKLKMKPSASFSHRSKHESLSGEPGVCQRSKTDQDLKNISKVPDTMDVLGESDCKINDGVDDKELEASADIHVLVSSSVHVKVRLNHYQYLVLLRMREVLQTLQEQLAQDTQEVTGCPVDPVSACVGAMFHSAEVALLMNPAPGAILEPRSLDSDTTSLIESELSPSDSKEGLAAEEKELRSESSLERGARSASELPEDRGAENAGTGVTSAPLEGLPRSASDGALSTAPRSQSVEEKGLVEEAHEAVEALVAEGPAEPSSHPQSPPALPPSPASGTQPSGRGNVALSAPAELIPLKNIEVELSSALHITKDATKEALHVTMDLTKEAMSITKDALSLSREKMTSTVQKMLSLPPTRDSVPKAEEGAVTPGGGSSRLRFFSVQRTASQHSFDTTSVDGSGPEDGLSVDSDGSDGFVMLTDSEPSLDPLPSGHLPQVRSDTGSRTSLAAEDEGGASPKMNSSTSQSEDPSAPLVSVLVLKMSEVNCGIEARGDDLSVALQVMNVVPEQLSNVGMWQYLRGYLALGGAGLEAPPVPGAGQAPPALCLRLSAGPGAAAHSPLAAQNGFLRVLVHSYTAELSMSFLTNLGPFLEDEIIPEVIPMEIEVVDAKITLKLRAGRAQRGGTSPRQHRGSRRSRSRERGGCS; from the exons ATCAAGATTCACTCCAAGGCCTTTCATGCTTCTTTTGAGCTCTGGCAGCTCCAAGGCTACAGCGTCAACCCGAACTGGCAGCAGAGCGATTTGCGGCTCACGCGCATCACGGACCCGCAGCGCGGAGAG GTTTTGACGTTCAAAGAGCTCACCTGGCAGACACTGCGGATAGAAGCAGATGCCACTGACAACGGCGACCAGGACCCTGTCACCACCCCTCTGAGGCTCATTACCAACCAGGGGAGGATCCAGATCTCCCTCAAGAGGAGG ACCAAAGACTGCAATGTGATGGCGTCCAAGCTGATGTTTCTCCTGGACGACCTGCTCTGGGTGCTGACGGACTCTCAGCTGAAGGCGATGATGAAATACGCAGAGTCGCTGAGCGAAGCCATGGAGAAGTCTGCCCAGCAGAGGAAGAGCTTGGCTCCGGAGTCCGTGCAG ATCACGCCGCCCGCCCCGAGCACCCAGCAGTCCTGGTCTCAGCCGTTCGGAGTCAGCGCGAGCGCAAGCAGCATCGGTCAATACTTCGATAAGCACGACATGAGAGAGTCCTCGTACCACCTCCTCATCTCCCGGCTGGACCTGCACGTCTGCGACGACAGCCACGCTCGGGACTCAG GAGCTCTGAAGCACGGGATGCTGGGCGGCGCCATGCAGCTGACCTTCAGGAGGATGGCGTTCGACTACTACCCTTTCCACCGGGCAG GAGATGCCTGCAAGCACTGGGTGAGGTACAGCGAAGCAATGGAAACACGGGGCCAGTGGGCAAAGAAGTTGGTCAGCGAATTTCAAGCCAAGATTGAGAAGCTTTATGAAGAAATGGACCCTGCATTCGCCAGGACTCCACTTTCCCCGTTCAAAAGGAAACCAG ATGCTTCCTCGAGTCCTCATAGCAGTCCCTTGGAGAGGGGCCGGGAACCTCCCACGAGTTTGCCACGGCTCCGGCGCCCCCCCTGGCACCGGCTCCGGTCCAGCTGCGTGGTCGTTCGAGTGGATGACCTGGATGTTCACCAG GTCTCTACAGCTGGTCAGCAAAGCAAGAAACCCTCCCCCTTGCTTTCCTGTAGCAGAAAATTCCTCAAGTTTCCGGATCAGGTCTCTGCCATCCACATCGAATTCACAGAGTATTACTTCCCAGACAATCAGGACTTTCCAG TTCCCTGCCCAAACCTGTATGCACAGCTGAACGGCCTGATGCTTACCCTGGACACAGCGAGCGTGCTCTGGATAAATCTCTTCTGTCTGGATCTTTATCGCAGCTTGGAGCAGTTCAAAGCCATCTACAAGCTGGAGGACTCAGGCAAGCGTGATGAGCATGTTGATGTTCGACTGGATGGCTTTCGGCTGAAG CTTAGCATCCCCGTGGAGAAGAAAGTCGCCGACCATCCAGATCGGCCACAGATCCTCTGCGTCTGCGCGTCGGAGGTGACCGCCACCAACACCCGCCACGCTCCCTTCTGCGCCTGCCAGGACCTCCAGGGCCTCTTCCGTCGTTTTGCCGGTTCAGAATTCTTCCACTCCAGCTACACCAAGTTCCCGAGGTCTCAGGACAACTTCAGCCTCCTCCACACCCTCTTCTTGCGCCACGCGTATGAGGTGGACGACAGGCCTCGGGAGCAGCCGGGCTCTCCCCAGCTCCTACACAAAACCGCTGCCTCTGAAGATCTGTGGTCTGTGAACTTCACTGAGCTTTCCCTGGACTTTGAGGGGGCTGAAAGCTCAAAGGGCAGAGCACTGAGCTTTGTTGACCCATTTCCTCTTTCAGTCTGGGCCTGCCTTCCCAAGAGGTGGGGGCAAGCGCAGATAGCTAAACGACAGGAACTGCTTGCCTCCAAGTTGAAAATGAAGCCTTCTGCCAGCTTCAGCCATCGCTCCAAGCATGAGAGCCTTTCCGGAGAACCAGGGGTTTGTCAAAGGTCAAAGACTGACCAGGATCTGAAGAACATCTCCAAGGTCCCAGACACAATGGATGTCTTGGGAGAATCTGACTGTAAAATTAATGATGGAGTAGATGATAAAGAGCTGGAAGCCTCTGCTGACATCCACGTGCTTGTGTCCTCCTCTGTTCACGTCAAAGTTCGGCTCAACCACTACCAGTACTTGGTGCTGCTCAGGATGAGGGAAGTTCTGCAGACGCTGCAGGAGCAGTTGGCCCAGGATACCCAGGAGGTGACCGGGTGTCCTGTGGACCCCGTGTCCGCGTGTGTAGGAGCGATGTTCCACAGTGCCGAAGTGGCCCTGCTCATGAACCCTGCGCCAGGCGCCATCTTGGAACCCAGATCCCTTGACTCGGACACAACGAGCCTGATCGAGTCGGAGCTCTCGCCTTCAGACAGCAAGGAGGGGCTGGCGGCCGAAGAGAAGGAGCTGAGGTCAGAGAGCAGTTTGGAGAGGGGGGCGCGCAGTGCCTCGGAGCTCCCGGAGGACAGGGGGGCTGAAAATGCGGGTACCGGTGTGACCAGTGCCCCGCTGGAGGGACTCCCGAGGTCCGCGAGCGACGGAGCTCTGAGCACCGCTCCACGGAGCCAGAGCGTAGAGGAGAAAGGTTTGGTCGAGGAGGCACACGAAGCTGTGGAAGCCCTGGTTGCAGAGGGACCAGCGGAGCCCAGCagccacccccagagccctcccgCCCTCCCTCCCAGCCCAGCCTCGGGCACGCAGCCCTCGGGGAGAGGGAACGTCGCTCTCAGTGCTCCAGCAGAGCTCATCCCTTTGAAGAACATCGAGGTGGAGCTGTCTAGTGCGCTGCATATCACCAAGGATGCCACGAAGGAGGCTCTGCACGTGACCATGGACCTCACCAAAGAGGCCATGTCTATCACAAAGGACGCTCTGAGCCTGAGCCGGGAGAAGATGACCTCCACCGTGCAGAAGATGCTCTCTCTGCCCCCCACCAG GGACTCTGTGCCCAAAGCGGAGGAGGGCGCGGTGACTCCGGGCGGGGGGAGCAGCCGGCTGCGTTTCTTCTCCGTGCAGAGGACGGCGTCCCAGCACTCCTTCGACACCACGTCTGTGGACGGGAGTGGCCCCGAGGACGGGCTGTCTGTGGACAGCGATGGCAGCGACGGCTTCGTGATGCTCACAGACTCTG AGCCCAGCCTGGACCCTCTTCCCTCAGGGCACCTTCCTCAGGTCCGCAGCGACACGGGCAGCAGGACGAGCCTGGCGGCGGAGGACGAGGGTGGCGCGTCTCCCAAAATGAACAGCTCCACGTCGCAGAGCGAAGACCCCAGCGCCCCACTG GTGTCTGTCCTCGTGCTGAAGATGAGTGAGGTGAACTGTGGAATAGAGGCACGAGGTGAtgatttatctgttgctttacaagTCATGAACGTGGttccagagcagctgagcaacgTGGGGATGTGGCAGTATCTGCGTGGCTATCTGG CTCTGGGGGGTGCGGGTCTGGAGGCGCCGCCGGTCCCCGGGGCGGGTCAGGCCCCGCCGGCCCTGTGCCTGCGGCTCAGCGCGGGACCCGGCGCTGCCGCGCACTCGCCCCTGGCCGCCCAGAACGGCTTCCTCCGCGTGCTGGTGCACAGCTACACGGCAGAGCTCTCCATGTCCTTCCTGACCAACCTGGGCCCCTTTCTGGAGGACGAAATAATCCCAGAGGTGATCCCCATGGAGatagaagttgtggatgccaAAATCACGTTGAAG CTCCGCGCGGGGCGGGCTCAGCGCGGCGGCACGAGCCCGCGGCAGCACCgcggcagcaggaggagccggagccggGAGCGCGGGGGCTGCAG TTAA